CCCGCAAAGTCGTCTGCATCTTTCCTGTTGATCCGCTCCCATACAAACAATATCACAGTCCCAACAAACATGTCAATGGCGAAGTACGCTCCAATGTAGAATGGGACAGCCATCGCCATTGGGATCGGGATAAACTGAGAGATCTTAGGCGGTGTAATGTCTCTCAAGAGATTCACAATCAAAGCTGCGATGAAAAACCCGTAACAAAGAGCCAAACAGTGCTTAGGCAGTTCCGCAAAGCCCTCAATACCGAGAATCGCCATCTCACGGAAAATCACTGCGTAAGGTGCTTTGTACGGACCATTGGGATCTCCAATGTCAAAAGCAGTCCAGAACAGCCAGAATGTAAGCGGAGCGATTACACAGCCCATTGCGGTCCCAACAAGCTGGCTTACAAACATGGATTTTGCAGATGATAAAGTGAGGTAACCTGTTTTGAAGTCTTGCATAAGATCAGCTGCGGTAGAGACGATTGACATCATAACTCCACAGGCAGCTAAACCCGCAATGACACCACCATCACTTCCTACTACAGAAGCAATTATGAAAAGACCGATCTTTCCATAGGTTGATGCTAGACTCCAGTCCGTGAGCCCAGTTCCATAAGAGTTGCAAAAGGCAAGAGCAGGTGCAATGAAGTAAGAACACAGGACAAAGTACCATTTCAAGGGTGGGAATATCAACGGGATTGTTGCGGTTGAGATAGCTGCAAGACCCACATAACCAGAAACCGCAAATCCAAGGGGTATACGGTCCTTAAGAAATActtcatctcttttcttcttgaccAGCAGTATCTCAGAGGCTTCGCTGTCATCTGAATGAAGGAATTGGAAAACATATAATTAACAGTCTTTAGAAAGTGGCCATGAGAGCAAACAAGTTACTGGTCAATACAAAAGCATGTAAGAGATGAGTCAGGATCTCTCTCACCTACAATGTCGGTAACAATGGGTAGATTGAGTCGTCTTGACCTACTGCTACATATTTCCTTCACAGTGACAGCAATGATCTTGACAAGATTGTAGAGACCGTCACCAAGGATAATGGCAATGGCGATAAAGACCTTAAAAGTCAGACACGACATAAAAGCATCAGTACTTGAACCTCATCTCTTATCTTTCCTTTTTGACAtgaaaataatgttttctaaaaagGTTTATAACTGGGCTGCTTATACTGTACCTTATATCCATAGAGACCTTTGAAATCGTTGGACCCAAGGTCAGCTGGATACCAATCCCCGGCATGCTGTGATACGAATGGCCACAGAATTCCCCAAGAGATGATCGCACCGAGAAGAACCGAGCAGTTCACTATATGGGGGCATATAAGACCGCATCCAATATAAGTAGGACTGAAGTCAAAGTAAAACCTGTGTGGCAAAGAATCAGGGCTAGTTAAAAAACTGCACCAACATACCTTCAAAAAGTAGCAGTTAACATATTCCAGCTCTAAACCCATTCTCAATTCTCACAGATCATTACTGATATAATAATCTCGAACATAAAAGCTGTATCAAAATGTTCAAGAGATAGGA
The Camelina sativa cultivar DH55 chromosome 6, Cs, whole genome shotgun sequence genome window above contains:
- the LOC104790348 gene encoding probable metal-nicotianamine transporter YSL6, giving the protein MGTEIPRSEAEISEALLQPESEKTATATAADEHVPEWREQITLRGLAVSALLGTLFCIITHKLNLTVGIIPSLNVAAGLLGFFFVKSWTGFLSKLGFTVKPFTKQENTVIQTCVVACYGLAFSGGFGSYLIAMDEKTYKLIGADYPGNHAEDVINPGLWWMIGFLFVVSFLGLFSLVPLRKVMVLDYKLTYPSGTATAMLINSFHTNTGAELAGNQVKCLGKYLSLSLIWSCFKWFFSGIGDACGFDNFPTLGLTLYKNTFYFDFSPTYIGCGLICPHIVNCSVLLGAIISWGILWPFVSQHAGDWYPADLGSNDFKGLYGYKVFIAIAIILGDGLYNLVKIIAVTVKEICSSRSRRLNLPIVTDIVDDSEASEILLVKKKRDEVFLKDRIPLGFAVSGYVGLAAISTATIPLIFPPLKWYFVLCSYFIAPALAFCNSYGTGLTDWSLASTYGKIGLFIIASVVGSDGGVIAGLAACGVMMSIVSTAADLMQDFKTGYLTLSSAKSMFVSQLVGTAMGCVIAPLTFWLFWTAFDIGDPNGPYKAPYAVIFREMAILGIEGFAELPKHCLALCYGFFIAALIVNLLRDITPPKISQFIPIPMAMAVPFYIGAYFAIDMFVGTVILFVWERINRKDADDFAGAVASGLICGDGIWTIPSAILSILRINPPICMYFGPSSAS